Proteins co-encoded in one Astyanax mexicanus isolate ESR-SI-001 chromosome 1, AstMex3_surface, whole genome shotgun sequence genomic window:
- the LOC111190069 gene encoding zinc finger protein 501-like — protein MSINEPTSSPTPPKQMQKSSGKKKTHHCSDCGKSFSQQSHLQRHQRIHTGEKPYHCSDCGKSFSRQSHLQRHQRIHTGEKPYHCLDCGKSFSRQGHLQQHQRIHTGEKQYYCSDCGKSFTRQSTLKNHQRIHTGEKPYHCSDCGKTFTQQNHLQCHQRIHTGEKPYYCSDCGKSFTRQSTLKNHQRIHTGEKPYHCSDCGRSFTDRSTLKKHQRIHTGEKPYYCSDCGRSFTRQSILKKHQRIHTGEKPYHCSDCGRSFTDRSTLKKHQRIHTGEKPYHCSDCGKSFSQQISLKKHQRIHTGEKPYHCSDCGKSFSQQSHLQLHQRIHTGEKPYHCSDCGRSFSHQSTLQRHQRIHAREKPYYCSDCEKSFRYSCNLKKHKCSKISNGTGLGFPKS, from the coding sequence ATGTCCATTAATGAGCCAACATCATCTCCTACCCCAcccaaacaaatgcagaaaagttcaggcaagaagaaaactcaccactgttcagactgtggaaaaagttttagtcaacagagtcatctccaacgccaccagcgcattcacactggagagaaaccgtatcactgctcagactgtggaaagagttttagtcgtcagagtcatctccaacgccaccagcgcattcacactggagagaaaccttatcactgcttagactgtgggaagagttttagtcgtcagggtcatctccaacaacaccaacgcattcacactggagagaaacagtattactgctcagattgtgggaaaagttttactcgTCAAAGtactctcaaaaaccaccagcgcattcacactggagagaaaccgtatcactgctcagactgtgggaaaacttttactcaacagaatcatctccaatgccaccagcgcattcacactggggagaaaccgtattactgctcagactgtgggaaaagttttactcgTCAAAGtactctcaaaaaccaccagcgcattcacactggagagaaaccgtatcactgctcagactgtggaaggaGTTTTACTGATCGGAGTactctaaaaaaacaccagcgcattcacactggggagaaaccatattactgctcagactgtgggaggagttttactcgtCAGAGTatcctcaaaaaacaccagcgcattcacaccggagagaaaccgtatcactgctcagactgtgggaggagttttactgatCGGAgtactttaaaaaaacaccagcgcattcacactggagagaaaccgtaccactgctcggactgtgggaagagttttagtcaacagattagtctcaaaaaacaccagcgcattcacactggagagaaaccgtatcactgctcagactgtggaaagagttttagtcagcagagtcatctccaactccaccagcgcattcacactggagagaaaccgtatcactgctcagattgtgggaggagttttagtcatcagagtactctccaacgacaccagcgcattcacgctagagagaaaccatattactgctcagactgtgagaagagctTCAGGTATTCTTGTAACCTGAAGAAACACAAATGCTCTAAGATCAGTAATGGAACAGGGTTAGGGTTTCCAAAAAGCTAA
- the LOC125781444 gene encoding gastrula zinc finger protein XlCGF49.1-like, producing MSINKPTSSPTPPKQMQKHTGKKKTHHCSDCGKIFSRQSHLQLHQLIHTGVKPYHCSDCGKSFNRQSHLQRHQRIHTGEKLYRCLDCGKSFSRQSHLQRHQRIHTGEKPYYCSDCGRSYPDQSTLKNHQRIHTGEKPYHCSDCGRSFTEQSTLKKHQRVHTGEKPYHCSDCGKSFSQQSNLKNHQRIHTGEKPYYCSECGKSFSLQGILKNHERIHTGEKPYYCFDCGMSFSQKICLQRHQRIHTE from the coding sequence ATGTCCATTAATAAGCCAACATCCTCTCCTACCCCACCGAAACAAATGCAGAAACATACAGGCAAGAAGAAAACTcaccactgttcagactgtgggaaaattTTTAGTcgtcagagtcatctccaactacaccagctcattcacactggagtgaaaccgtatcactgctcagactgtgggaagagttttaatcgtcagagtcatctccaacgccaccagcgcattcacactggagagaaactgtatcgatgcttggactgtgggaagagttttagtcgccagagtcatctccaacgccaccagcgcattcacactggagagaaaccgtattactgctcagactgtgggaggagttatCCTGATCAGAGCactctcaaaaaccaccagcgcattcacactggagagaaaccgtatcactgctcagactgtgggaggagttttactgaacagagtactctcaaaaaacaccagcgcgttcacactggagagaaaccgtaccactgctcagactgtggaaagagttttagtcaacagagtaatctcaaaaaccaccagcgcattcacactggagagaaaccatattactgctcagagtgtgggaagagttttagtctaCAAGGTATTCTCAAAAACCAtgagcgcattcacactggagaaaaaccgtattactgctttGATTGTGGAATGAGTTTTAGTCAGAAGATTTGTCTTCAacgccaccagcgcattcacactgaatAG